One genomic segment of Desertifilum tharense IPPAS B-1220 includes these proteins:
- a CDS encoding cobalamin-binding protein has product MSRSLRIVSLIPSATEIVASLGLAECLVGRSHECDYPIPVQSLPACTQPQFNPSGSSGEIHQRVTDVLESALSVYRVETDVLRQLQPTHILTQDQCEVCACSLADVEAAVKAAIDSQPQIISLQPNTLAEVWDDIAKVARQLGVDASEVLGLLQSRVNQVATQAQALAFHPTVACIEWVEPLMIAGNWIPELVQLAGGQPILATSGQHSPWVDWQALVEADPDIIVLMPCGFDLTRTRQDLAQLAERSQWQQLKAVQHNQVYVTDGNAFFNRPGPRLVDSLCILAEIFHPESFALGYRGIAWEAA; this is encoded by the coding sequence ATGTCTAGATCGTTGAGAATTGTTTCGCTGATCCCTAGTGCAACGGAAATTGTTGCGAGTTTAGGGTTAGCGGAGTGTTTGGTTGGGCGATCGCACGAATGCGACTACCCCATACCCGTTCAGAGTCTACCCGCTTGCACGCAGCCTCAGTTTAATCCCAGCGGATCGAGTGGCGAAATTCATCAACGGGTAACGGATGTTTTAGAGTCGGCGTTAAGCGTTTATCGGGTTGAAACGGACGTACTTCGGCAACTGCAACCGACGCATATTTTAACGCAGGATCAATGCGAGGTTTGTGCGTGTTCGCTAGCCGATGTGGAAGCGGCGGTGAAAGCGGCGATAGATTCGCAACCGCAAATTATTTCTTTGCAGCCGAATACGCTGGCGGAAGTTTGGGACGATATTGCCAAGGTGGCGCGCCAGTTGGGGGTGGATGCGTCGGAAGTGTTGGGTTTGCTGCAATCTCGCGTTAACCAAGTCGCAACACAGGCGCAGGCGCTAGCGTTTCATCCCACGGTTGCTTGTATTGAATGGGTAGAACCGCTGATGATTGCGGGGAATTGGATACCGGAGTTGGTGCAGCTTGCTGGAGGCCAACCCATTTTAGCAACCAGCGGACAGCATTCGCCGTGGGTAGACTGGCAAGCGTTGGTTGAGGCAGATCCCGATATTATTGTGTTAATGCCCTGTGGTTTTGATTTGACTCGCACTCGCCAAGATTTGGCACAACTGGCAGAGCGATCGCAGTGGCAGCAGTTAAAAGCGGTGCAACACAACCAAGTTTATGTAACGGATGGTAATGCTTTCTTTAATCGTCCGGGGCCTCGGTTGGTGGATTCGCTATGTATCCTCGCGGAGATCTTTCACCCGGAATCGTTCGCCTTGGGTTATCGGGGGATAGCTTGGGAGGCGGCTTAA
- the psaX gene encoding photosystem I protein PsaX — MAVISPNTDRPVPPTTRPPYPFRTFWFGLLLAVNFLVAAYYFHIIQ; from the coding sequence ATGGCAGTGATTAGCCCTAACACCGATCGGCCCGTTCCCCCAACCACAAGACCCCCATATCCGTTCCGCACCTTTTGGTTTGGTCTGCTTTTAGCGGTTAACTTCTTGGTTGCGGCTTACTATTTCCATATTATTCAATAA